A genomic segment from Torulaspora delbrueckii CBS 1146 chromosome 3, complete genome encodes:
- the LYS2 gene encoding L-aminoadipate-semialdehyde dehydrogenase (similar to Saccharomyces cerevisiae LYS2 (YBR115C); ancestral locus Anc_3.369), translating into MSAQKWIEKLDNPTLSVLPHDYLRPQQEPLSEQETYSIFVPQLDTLTGPLTDKAAIALSVWSALLYRLTGDDDIVLYLSENKVLRFTIQPTFSFQELYNTVVKELNSLPESQNVSFDQLAEKVAKDQDLERCPQLFRLAFLKDQPDFQLTHFKHHLIDLALNLSNQPNGTVLDIIYNKLLYSSDRISILASQFLQFTSQVVHDPSSCITKVSLTTPSSSKVLFDPKADLGWCDFVGCIHDIFQDNAEKFPERTCVVETPPLNSTATRSFTYQDINRASNIVAHYLIDTGIKRGDIVMIYSSRGVDLMVCVMGVLKAGATFSVIDPAYPPARQTVYLGVAKPRGLIVIRSAGELDQLVENYITKELDVVSRIPSIAIQEGGSLQGSLGEADDILAPYKKLRDTRTGVVVGPDSNPTLSFTSGSEGIPKGVLGRHFSLAYYFNWMAKQFNLSENDKFTMLSGIAHDPIQRDMFTPLFLGAQLYVPTQDDIGTPGRLAEWMGKYGCTVTHLTPAMGQLLAAQATAPFPKLHHAFFVGDILTKRDCLRLQTLAENCRIVNMYGTTETQRAVSYFEIKSRAEDPNFLKKLKDVMPAGKGMLNVQLLVVNRNDPTQLCGIGEIGEIYVRAGGLAEGYRRLPELNKEKFVNNWFVEPNHWDYLNKDQGEPWRKFWYGPRDRLYRTGDLGRYLPDGNCECCGRADDQVKIRGFRIELGEIDTHISQHPLVRENITLVRKNSDNEPTLITFMVPRFDKPEELSKFQTEVPEEVKNDALVKGLLGYQLLAKNIKEFLKKRLASYAMPSLIVVMDNLPLNPNGKVDKPKLQFPTNKQLSLVAQNTSTIVDDSAFTPTEREVRDLWLDVLPTKPASISLEDSFFDLGGHSILATRMIFSLKKILKVDLPLGTIFKFPTIKAFAAEVQRVRNCEAPSADESETAFAFDYAKDAQELARSLPESYSSREPFTSPSKAPAKSRINLFVTGVTGFLGSYILVDLLNRKTPNYEYKVYAHVRAKDEKAGLDRLRKAGVVYGVWSDAFADRIEVVLGDLSKPQFGLSDDKWSKLSNEIDVIVHNGALVHWVYPYVKLRDANVISTINVMNLAASGKAKFFNFVSSTSTLDTEHYFSLSDRSEAQGGTGVQESDDLMGSAKGLGGGYGQSKWAAEYIIRRAGERGLRGCIVRPGYVTGASKNGSCNTDDFLLRILKGCLQLGKIPEIDNTVNMVPVDHVARVVTATALNPPKDNEFTVAQVNAHPRIVLTDYIAQLKKYGYDVEVESYEQWRKDLEKSVIEEGQDNALFPLLHMVLENLPEGTKAPNLDDRNAVASLKKDTEWSGEDVSSGKGATSEQIGIYIAFLRKVGFLPAPSREVKLPEIKLSAQQLELVASGAGSRGSSATA; encoded by the coding sequence ATGTCGGCACAGAAGTggattgaaaagttggaCAACCCAACGCTAAGTGTTCTACCACATGACTATCTACGTCCACAGCAGGAGCCTCTCAGCGAGCAAGAGACTTACTCAATCTTTGTTCCGCAACTAGATACGCTAACTGGCCCACTAACCGATAAAGCGGCCATTGCCTTGAGTGTATGGTCAGCTTTACTGTACAGATTGACTGGGGATGATGACATTGTTCTCTATCTATCAGAAAATAAGGTGCTAAGATTTACTATTCAACCTACCTTCTCCTTCCAAGAGCTTTATAATACCGTTGTTAAGGAATTGAACAGTCTACCTGAGTCCCAGAATGTTTCCTTTGACCAATTGGCCGAAAAGGttgcaaaagatcaagatttgGAAAGGTGCCCGCAACTATTCCGTCTAGCCTTTTTGAAGGACCAGCCAGATTTCCAATTAACTCATTTCAAGCATCATCTAATCGATTTGGCCCTAAATTTGTCAAATCAACCAAATGGCACGGTTTTAGATATAATTTACAACAAATTGCTGTATTCTTCAGATAGGATTTCCATCCTTGCTAGCCAATTTCTGCAGTTTACTTCTCAAGTGGTTCATGATCCTTCATCGTGCATTACAAAGGTATCATTAACGACACCATCTTCGTCTAAAGTCCTATTCGATCCAAAGGCTGACCTGGGATGGTGCGATTTTGTCGGTTGTATACATGATATCTTCCAAGACAACGCAGAGAAATTCCCTGAAAGAACCTGTGTGGTGGAAACTCCACCTCTAAACTCCACAGCCACTCGGTCCTTCACATATCAGGACATCAATCGCGCATCGAATATTGTTGCCCATTATTTGATCGACACTGGAATCAAGAGAGGAGATATCGTTATGATTTATTCTTCCCGTGGTGTGGATCTTATGGTCTGTGTCATGGGTGTGCTCAAAGCAGGCGCCACTTTCTCTGTCATTGACCCAGCTTACCCACCAGCAAGACAAACCGTTTACTTAGGTGTGGCTAAACCTCGTGGTTTGATCGTGATTAGATCTGCAGGTGAGCTGGATCAACTAGTTGAGAACTACATTACCAAGGAGTTAGATGTTGTTTCGCGTATCCCATCAATCGCTATTCAAGAAGGCGGTTCCTTGCAAGGCTCGCTCGGTGAAGCAGATGATATACTAGCACCTTACAAAAAGTTGAGAGACACACGTACTGGGGTTGTTGTTGGCCCTGATTCAAACCCAACGTTGTCATTTACATCTGGTTCAGAAGGTATTCCTAAGGGTGTTCTTGGAAGACACTTTTCCTTAGCATACTATTTCAACTGGATGGCAAAGCAGTTCAATCTTTCGGagaatgataaatttaCCATGTTGAGTGGTATTGCACACGAtccaattcaaagagatatGTTTACACCACTCTTCTTGGGTGCTCAACTATATGTTCCTACGCAAGATGATATTGGTACGCCAGGGAGATTGGCTGAATGGATGGGTAAATATGGCTGCACTGTAACACATCTAACCCCTGCAATGGGCCAACTTTTAGCAGCTCAGGCTACTGCTCCGTTCCCAAAGCTTCATCATGCGTTCTTCGTTGGAGATATTCTAACCAAGCGTGACTGTCTGAGGTTGCAAACTCTAGCGGAAAACTGCCGTATTGTCAACATGTATGGTACCACTGAAACCCAACGTGCTGTTTCGTATTTTGAAATTAAATCAAGAGCTGAAGATCCaaactttttgaagaaattgaaagacgTTATGCCAGCTGGTAAAGGTATGTTGAACGTTCAGTTATTAGTTGTAAACAGAAACGACCCAACTCAGCTTTGTGGTATCGGTGAAATCGGTGAAATTTACGTTCGTGCCGGTGGTCTAGCCGAAGGATACCGTAGACTACCAGAGTTGAATAAGGAAAAATTCGTCAATAACTGGTTTGTTGAACCTAATCACTGGGATTACCTCAACAAAGACCAAGGCGAACCTTGGAGAAAATTTTGGTATGGCCCAAGGGACAGACTTTATAGAACTGGTGACTTAGGTCGTTACCTACCAGATGGTAACTGTGAATGTTGTGGTCGTGCCGATGATCAAGTTAAAATTCGTGGTTTCAGAATTGAGTTGGGTGAAATCGACACTCACATTTCTCAGCACCCACTTGTGAGAGAAAACATCACATTGGTGCGTAAGAACAGCGATAATGAGCCAACCCTAATCACTTTCATGGTTCCTAGATTCGATAAGCCTGAAGAACTGTCCAAATTCCAAACAGAGGTTCCTGAGGAAGTCAAAAATGACGCGCTAGTCAAAGGCCTGCTCGGTTATCAATTATTGGCGaagaatatcaaagaattcttgaaaaagagATTAGCATCTTACGCCATGCCTTCTTTAATCGTGGTCATGGATAATCTACCTTTGAACCCTAACGGGAAAGTCGACAAACCAAAATTGCAATTCCCAACCAACAAGCAACTAAGCTTAGTGGCCCAAAATACCAGTACAATTGTTGACGACTCAGCATTCACTCCTACCGAGCGTGAAGTTCGTGATTTGTGGCTCGATGTTTTGCCAACCAAACCAGCATCTATCTCGTTAGAGgactctttcttcgatctAGGAGGCCACTCGATCCTTGCTACACGTATGATCTTCTCtttaaagaagattttgaaggttGATTTGCCTCTAGGAACTATTTTCAAATTCCCAACCATCAAGGCATTCGCAGCCGAAGTTCAGCGAGTAAGAAACTGCGAAGCACCCTCAGctgatgaaagtgaaacTGCATTTGCATTTGATTATGCCAAGGATGCTCAAGAGCTAGCGAGGTCGTTACCTGAGTCTTATTCGTCGCGCGAGCCGTTTACTTCACCATCAAAGGCTCCGGCCAAGTCTAGAATAAATTTATTTGTTACTGGTGTGACCGGTTTCTTGGGTTCATATATCCTAGTAGATCTATTGAACCGTAAGACGCCAAACTACGAATACAAAGTGTATGCCCATGTTCGTGccaaagatgaaaaggCGGGTCTAGATAGATTGCGTAAAGCAGGTGTTGTTTACGGTGTATGGTCTGACGCATTTGCTGATCGTATTGAAGTTGTTCTAGGTGATCTATCAAAACCACAATTTGGATTATCTGATGACAAATGGTCCAAGTTGAGTAACGAAATCGATGTCATTGTGCATAACGGTGCTTTGGTCCATTGGGTTTACCCATACGTTAAATTAAGAGATGCCAACGTCATCTCAACCATTAATGTTATGAACCTCGCAGCTTCAGGAAAAgccaaatttttcaactttgtcTCTTCTACTTCCACTCTGGACACCGAACACTACTTTTCTCTATCTGACAGGTCAGAAGCACAAGGCGGCACTGGAGTACAAGAGTCTGATGACTTGATGGGTTCGGCCAAGGGTCTTGGTGGTGGATATGGTCAGTCTAAATGGGCTGCCGAGTACATCATTAGACGCGCAGGTGAAAGAGGTCTACGTGGCTGTATTGTAAGACCCGGGTATGTTACCGGTGCTTCGAAGAATGGTTCATGTAACACTGACGATTTCTTGTTAAGAATCTTGAAGGGATGTTTGCAATTGGGAAAGATTCCAGAGATTGATAACACTGTTAACATGGTTCCAGTGGATCACGTTGCTCGTGTAGTGACCGCTACTGCTTTAAACCCCCCTAAGGACAATGAATTCACTGTGGCGCAGGTTAACGCTCACCCACGTATCGTCTTAACCGATTATATTGCgcagttgaagaaatatggTTATGATGTTGAAGTGGAGAGCTACGAACAATGGAGAAAAGACTTGGAAAAATCAGTGATCGAGGAAGGTCAGGATAATGCCTTGTTTCCGCTTCTACACATGGTACTTGAAAACCTGCCAGAAGGTACCAAAGCGCCCAACCTTGATGACAGAAATGCCGTAGCATCATTAAAGAAGGACACAGAGTGGTCTGGCGAGGACGTTTCTTCTGGTAAGGGTGCTACTAGTGAACAAATTGGCATCTACATTGCATTTTTGCGCAAGGTTGGATTTTTACCAGCACCAAGCCGTGAAGTTAAGTTGCCTGAAATTAAATTATCGGCTCAGCAACTTGAGCTTGTTGCCTCAGGAGCCGGTTCTCGTGGTAGTTCCGCCACTGCATAA
- the NOT5 gene encoding CCR4-NOT core subunit NOT5 (similar to Saccharomyces cerevisiae NOT5 (YPR072W); ancestral locus Anc_3.370): MSQRKLQQDIDKLLKKVKEGLIEFEDAYEKFQSTDPENTSHREKLEADLKREIKKLQKHRDQIKTWLSKEDVKDKQDVLMENRRLIESGMERFKSVEKLMKTKQFSTEALTNPDIIKDPRELKKRDQFIFIQECLDELQKQVESLEAQEEQEQVERHEFHIHNLENVLRLLQNNEMEPETVERYQEDIKYYLENNADPDFIEYDTLYKDMGCESKPAQDGNNEVSSSTTIQTSSNAPALGSTTTTTTTTTTTTTNNNKQAKKQERSPKKKTQTASSTASTSTRGTPGPAAPQSPTPDSANLSSSHKKRELNNGHHEEELQFPTDKSEQINEQIERDLKENDAFNNPLFGEELKFWLNSKRPLMQPYKEMPEQMIAQVESSLLNCPDSLDADSPHFYRKPLSLPHPTSIFFPNEPIRFVYPVGSGQGQPNDQQQTYKGKQAGSSNQEQDSESESVKKTEDIYSRTSLARIFTKFDLDTLFFIFYHYQGTYDQFLAARELSKNRKWKFNKIDRCWYYKEVEKLPPGMLQAEEESWRYFDYQGSWLARRCNNDVVPKEEDFEKIF, translated from the coding sequence ATGTCACAAAGAAAGTTGCAGCAGGATATCGATAAACTACTGAAAAAAGTCAAGGAAGGTctcattgaatttgaagatgcttATGAGAAGTTTCAATCAACGGATCCAGAGAATACTTCTCATAGAGAGAAGTTGGAGGctgatttgaagagagaGATTAAGAAGCTGCAGAAACACAGGGACCAAATCAAGACCTGGTTGAGTAAAGAGGATGTGAAGGACAAACAGGATGTTCTGATGGAGAACAGACGATTGATTGAAAGCGGGATGGAAAGATTTAAGTCTGTCGAAAAGCTTATGAAAACTAAGCAATTCTCCACCGAAGCATTGACAAATCCTGATATTATAAAAGATCCTCgtgaattgaagaagagagacCAGTTCATCTTTATACAAGAGTGTTTGGATGAGTTACAAAAACAGGTGGAGAGCCTTGAAGCTCAGGAGGAGCAAGAACAAGTGGAGAGACACGAGTTTCATATTCACAACTTGGAAAACGTTTTGAGACTATTGCAGAACAATGAAATGGAGCCAGAAACTGTAGAACGCTATCAGGAAGATATCAAGTATTATCTTGAGAATAACGCCGATCCCGACTTCATAGAGTACGACACCTTGTATAAAGATATGGGATGTGAAAGCAAGCCCGCACAAGATGGAAACAACGAGGTGTCTTCGTCAACCACCATTCAAACGTCTAGCAATGCTCCGGCACTTGGAAGCACTACTACTACTACTACCACGACCACAACCACTACTACAAATAATAACAAGCAGGCAAAGAAGCAGGAACGttctccaaagaagaagacacAAACAGCTTCATCTACAGCAAGCACCTCCACTCGTGGTACGCCGGGCCCAGCTGCTCCGCAATCACCTACTCCAGATTCTGCTAATCTGTCGAGCTCTCATAAGAAAAGAGAATTGAATAACGGGCATcatgaggaagaattgcagTTTCCAACGGATAAGAGCGAACAGATAAATGAACAAATCGAGcgtgatttgaaagaaaacgATGCATTCAATAATCCATTGTTCGGGGAAGAGCTGAAATTTTGGCTTAACTCGAAAAGGCCCCTAATGCAACCATACAAAGAGATGCCTGAACAAATGATAGCACAAGTGGAGTCGTCCTTATTGAATTGTCCTGATTCACTAGACGCGGATTCTCCTCATTTTTATAGAAAGCCACTTTCTTTGCCCCATCCTACGTCAATATTCTTCCCCAATGAACCCATCAGATTTGTCTATCCGGTGGGAAGCGGTCAAGGCCAGCCGAATGATCAACAGCAGACGTATAAGGGCAAACAAGCCGGGAGCTCGAACCAGGAACAGGATTCAGAATCAGAATcagtgaagaagactgAGGACATATATTCCAGAACATCACTGGCAAGAATCTTCACAAAATTCGACCTTGACACACTTTTCTTCATATTTTATCATTACCAAGGAACTTATGACCAGTTTCTCGCGGCAAGAGAATTATCAAAGAATAGAAAGTGGaagttcaacaaaatcGATCGCTGTTGGTATTACAAAGAGGTCGAAAAGCTTCCACCGGGAATGCTAcaagcagaagaagaatcatGGAGATATTTCGACTATCAGGGTAGTTGGTTAGCAAGGCGTTGTAATAATGATGTTGTACccaaagaggaagatttCGAAAAAATCTTCTAG
- the TDEL0C05140 gene encoding uncharacterized protein (similar to Saccharomyces cerevisiae TKL2 (YBR117C) and TKL1 (YPR074C); ancestral locus Anc_3.372), whose amino-acid sequence MVEFTDIDKLAISTMRLLAVDAVSKANSGHPGAPLGMAPAAHVLLRHMRLNPKNPEWINRDRFVLSNGHACALLYSMLHLTGYDFSIEDLKQFRQLNSKTPGHPEFELPGVEVTTGPLGQGISNAVGIAIAQANFAATYNKPDFTLSDSYTYSFLGDGCLQEGVSSEACSLAGHLQLGNLIAIYDDNKITIDGATDVSFTEDVLKRYEAYGWEVLTVDNGNEDLNSISAAIEKAKQSKNKPTLIKMSTIIGFGSLHAGSHSVHGSPLKADDVKQLKQRFGFDPEQSFVVPQEVYDFYQKSVAQPGAKLNAEWDQLFAKYQKKYAQLGKDLARRLSGKLPEKWDSKLPTYTPADSAIATRKLSEMIIEDIYAELPELIGGSADLTPSNLTRWKEAVDFQPPSTGLGDYSGRYIRYGIREHGMGAIMNGISAFGANYKPYGGTFLNFVSYAAGAVRLSALSGHPVVWVATHDSIGLGEDGPTHQPIETLAHFRAIPNLGVWRPADGNEVSAAYKNALESTHTPNIIALSRQNLPQLEGSSIEKALKGGYVLQDVAKPDVILVATGSEVSLCVEAAKVLKEKNVNARIVSLPDTLTFDKQPEEYRFSVLPDNVPIMSVEVLSTSGWSKYAHQSFGLNRFGASGKAADVFKYLDFVPEGVASRAEKTVSFYKGKDVVSPLRTAF is encoded by the coding sequence ATGGTTGAATTCACGGATATTGATAAGCTAGCGATCTCTACTATGAGATTGCTAGCAGTGGATGCTGTCTCCAAGGCCAACTCTGGTCACCCAGGTGCTCCATTGGGTATGGCTCCAGCTGCCCATGTCTTATTGAGACACATGCGTTTGAACCCAAAGAACCCAGAGTGGATCAACAGAGACAGATTTGTTCTTTCCAACGGTCACGCCTGTGCCTTGTTGTACAGTATGTTGCACTTGACCGGTTACGATTTCTCTATTGAGGACTTGAAGCAATTTAGACAATTGAACTCTAAGACCCCAGGTCACCCTGAATTCGAATTACCAGGTGTTGAAGTCACCACTGGTCCATTGGGTCAAGGTATCTCCAACGCTGTCGGTATCGCTATCGCTCAAGCCAACTTCGCCGCTACTTACAACAAGCCAGACTTCACCTTGTCTGATTCCTACACTTACTCATTCTTGGGTGATGGTTGTTTGCAAGAAGGTGTTTCTTCTGAAGCTTGTTCTTTGGCTGGTCATTTGCAATTGGGTAACTTGATTGCTATCTACGATGACAACAAGATCACCATTGATGGTGCCACTGATGTCTCTTTCACTGAGGATGTCTTGAAGAGATACGAAGCCTACGGTTGGGAAGTCTTGACCGTTGACAACGGTAACGAGGATTTGAACTCCATCTCTGCTGCCATTGAGAAGGCTAAGCAGTCTAAGAATAAGCCAACCTTAATCAAGATGAGCACCATCATTGGTTTCGGTTCTCTACACGCTGGTTCTCACTCCGTTCACGGTTCTCCTTTGAAGGCCGATGAtgtcaaacaattgaaacaaAGATTCGGTTTCGACCCAGAACAAAGTTTCGTTGTCCCACAAGAAGTTTACGacttttaccaaaagtCTGTTGCTCAACCAGGTGCCAAGTTGAACGCCGAATGGGATCAACTATTCGCCAAATATCAAAAGAAGTATGCTCAATTAGGTAAAGATTTGGCTAGAAGACTAAGTGGCAAACTACCAGAAAAGTGGGATTCAAAGTTGCCAACATACACTCCAGCTGACAGTGCTATCGCTACCAGAAAGCTATCCGAAATGATCATCGAAGACATCTACGCTGAATTGCCAGAATTGATCGGTGGTTCTGCCGATTTGACCCCATCTAACTTGACCAGATGGAAGGAAGCAGTCGATTTCCAACCACCATCCACTGGTCTTGGTGACTACTCCGGTAGATATATCAGATACGGTATCAGAGAACACGGTATGGGTGCTATCATGAACGGTATCTCTGCCTTCGGTGCTAACTACAAACCATACGGTGGtactttcttgaacttcGTCTCTTACGCTGCTGGTGCCGTCAGATTGTCCGCTCTATCTGGTCACCCAGTTGTTTGGGTTGCCACTCACGATTCCATCGGTTTGGGTGAAGATGGTCCAACCCATCAACCTATCGAAACTTTGGCTCACTTCAGAGCTATCCCAAACTTGGGTGTCTGGAGACCAGCTGACGGTAATGAAGTTTCTGCTGCTTACAAGAATGCTTTGGAATCTACTCACACTCCAAACATCATTGCTTTGTCCAGACAAAACTTGCCACAATTGGAAGGTTCTTCTATTGAGAAGGCTTTGAAGGGTGGTTACGTTCTACAAGATGTCGCCAAACCAGACGTTATCTTGGTTGCTACCGGTTCCGAAGTCTCTCTATGTGTTGAAGCCGCTAAGGtcttgaaggaaaagaacGTCAACGCACGTATCGTCTCCTTGCCAGACACTTTGACTTTTGACAAACAACCAGAAGAATACAGATTTTCTGTTCTACCAGACAACGTTCCAATCATGTCCGTCGAAGTCCTAAGTACCTCTGGCTGGTCCAAATACGCTCACCAATCTTTCGGTCTAAACAGATTCGGTGCTTCCGGTAAGGCCGCTGACgttttcaaatatttggaCTTCGTCCCAGAAGGCGTCGCTTCCAGAGCTGAAAAGACCGTTTCTTTCTACAAGGGTAAGGACGTTGTCTCTCCATTGAGAACTGCCTTTTAA
- the TDEL0C05170 gene encoding uncharacterized protein (ancestral locus Anc_3.376) yields the protein MIELVNYSSQPCQSTCNCGDKCQCREKEHHNCGCATGKCTCGTKQ from the coding sequence ATGATCGAATTAGTTAACTATAGCTCTCAACCCTGTCAAAGTACTTGTAACTGCGGTGACAAGTGTCAGTGCAGAGAAAAGGAACATCATAACTGTGGTTGTGCTACTGGTAAATGTACCTGTGGGACTAAACAGTGA
- the TDEL0C05160 gene encoding uncharacterized protein (ancestral locus Anc_3.374): protein MVFQLEASPCKRADLPISKDDVLKVAQAMASNVEKEWKKGKLYKFKNANGQEFQVQTYSKSHGSEYWLSRRSKHKVDKATYERIVYYLNGSERAKDGQWELKDRSKRSRLEKEYIEVLSDYEVLEITESGWVLVNLEYDLGKPLSIRDFNEWVYPIEPFTDSTTGIETSMVVSLNADIPMKQSSMEKNHTPAYYTSVERLCYDYTTEELEWLMCTTSDAGGNVPKWIQNATIAKTVAKDVPYLFEFLSKK from the coding sequence ATGGTGTTCCAGCTGGAAGCAAGTCCCTGCAAGAGAGCGGATCTACCAATTTCGAAGGATGACGTGTTAAAGGTGGCCCAAGCGATGGCCAGTAATGTGGAAAAAGAGTGGAAAAAGGGCAAGTTGTACAAGTTTAAGAATGCTAATGGGCAAGAGTTTCAAGTGCAAACGTACTCAAAGAGTCACGGATCTGAGTACTGGTTGAGTAGAAGATCGAAACACAAGGTTGATAAGGCAACTTATGAAAGAATAGTATACTATCTGAATGGTAGTGAGCGGGCAAAGGACGGTCAGTGGGAATTGAAAGAtagatcaaagagatctaGACTGGAGAAAGAGTACATCGAAGTGTTGAGTGATTACGAAGTACTAGAAATAACTGAATCCGGCTGGGTGCTTGTTAATCTAGAATACGACCTGGGGAAACCATTGTCGATTAGAGATTTCAACGAATGGGTATATCCAATCGAACCCTTCACAGACTCCACCACGGGTATTGAGACTTCAATGGTTGTCTCGTTAAATGCAGACATACCGATGAAACAGAGCTCTATGGAAAAAAACCACACACCGGCATACTATACCAGTGTAGAGCGACTATGTTACGATTATACGACAGAAGAGCTGGAATGGTTAATGTGTACCACTAGCGATGCCGGAGGAAATGTACCCAAGTGGATTCAAAACGCAACGATAGCCAAGACTGTTGCCAAGGATGTACCatatctctttgaatttctgTCTAAAAAATAA
- the OPY2 gene encoding Opy2p (similar to Saccharomyces cerevisiae OPY2 (YPR075C); ancestral locus Anc_3.373): protein MSSIVSSGQGTSVSVLSTVLKAESSSSGGCVSCGETPACPQCAEDENCVQTELTCTQCPTTSCVKKSGSSLNSSSGSNNGKVVGGVVGGVVGGVALLTILLLFFLYKRFWKKKLRERAERAKATSDSYFMEDNELGDADSFSSDNSDYEENEGQGALRESNVVDHETFASKRLLSSGNGSDRHSTITVQTRASNILPVAYIPGVTSGRNNGAPTSSRLFRGLNTSHLNTAGDMRSHITLGSSILGGIEDDDDQSTTHEADRRAADNYSQENLTTAIRAKPKLVQIQEQEEDEHGDTGYQHSSPTDDDDDANEDDDNGSFILDVGIHDRNEATTTNDANGTTPGHPFEESF from the coding sequence ATGAGCTCGATTGTAAGCAGTGGTCAAGGTACCTCAGTCTCGGTGCTGAGTACGGTGCTTAAAGCTGagagttcttcaagtgGAGGATGTGTGTCATGTGGGGAAACACCTGCTTGTCCTCAGTGCGCTGAGGACGAAAACTGTGTTCAAACAGAGCTTACTTGTACTCAGTGTCCTACCACGAGTTGTGTGAAGAAAAGTGGCTCCTCGTTGAACTCTTCTAGTGGTAGTAATAATGGGAAAGTCGTCGGAGGAGTCGTTGGCGGAGTTGTAGGTGGAGTTGCATTACTTACAATACTacttttgttcttccttTATAAACGGTTCTGGAAAAAGAAGCTCAGAGAGAGAGCTGAGAGGGCAAAAGCTACTAGTGACTCTTATTTTATGGAAGATAATGAATTGGGCGATGCTGACAGTTTTAGTAGTGACAACAGCGATTACGAAGAAAATGAGGGTCAAGGTGCGCTACGGGAGTCCAACGTTGTGGACCACGAAACGTTTGCTTCAAAGAGACTGCTTTCAAGTGGAAACGGCAGCGATCGTCATAGCACAATCACCGTGCAAACAAGAGCTTCTAATATACTACCAGTTGCCTATATCCCTGGTGTAACAAGTGGAAGGAACAATGGAGCCCCAACATCTTCTCGCTTATTCCGAGGTCTCAACACTTCACATCTAAACACAGCGGGCGACATGCGTTCACATATCACTTTGGGATCTTCAATCTTAGGTGGTATCGAGGACGACGATGATCAATCCACGACCCACGAGGCGGACCGTCGTGCAGCTGACAATTACTCGCAAGAAAATCTCACTACAGCGATCCGGGCCAAGCCCAAATTGGTGCAGATCcaggaacaagaagaagatgagcaCGGCGATACCGGCTACCAACACTCGTCTCCAACGgacgacgacgacgacgccaacgaagatgacgacAATGGCAGTTTCATACTCGACGTAGGAATTCACGACCGCAACGAGGCCACAACTACCAACGATGCCAATGGAACGACGCCAGGCCACCCATTCGAGGAGAGCTTCTAG
- the LTP1 gene encoding tyrosine protein phosphatase LTP1 (similar to Saccharomyces cerevisiae LTP1 (YPR073C); ancestral locus Anc_3.371) produces MTIQPKISVAFVCLGNICRSPMAEAVFKHVVKEQGVEDRFDVIDSFGTGGWHTGENPDPRSTATCRAHKVPVNHKAQQIRGSHFDKFDYVICMDESNFRNLQRLKPKNSKAKVRLFGEWNIDGKYRKIVDDPYYGGDDGFEYNFKQIAYFSEQFLKQEL; encoded by the coding sequence ATGACGATACAGCCCAAGATCTCAGTGGCATTCGTTTGCCTTGGTAATATATGTCGTTCTCCAATGGCTGAAGCGGTTTTCAAGCATGTTGTTAAAGAGCAGGGCGTTGAAGATCGTTTTGATGTGATTGATTCATTTGGTACTGGTGGATGGCACACAGGCGAAAATCCAGATCCTCGTAGTACAGCTACTTGCCGTGCTCATAAGGTGCCAGTTAATCACAAGGCACAACAAATTCGTGGATCTCactttgacaaatttgATTATGTTATCTGCATGGATGAATCAAACTTTCGGAATTTACAGAGATTGAAGCCTAAGAACTCCAAGGCTAAGGTTCGCCTTTTTGGAGAATGGAATATCGATGGGAAATATAGAAAGATTGTTGATGATCCATATtatggtggtgatgatggGTTCGAATACAATTTTAAACAAATTGCTTACTTTAGCGAACAGTTTTTAAAGCAAGAACTATAG